A single region of the Plantactinospora soyae genome encodes:
- the dpgA gene encoding 3,5-dihydroxyphenylacetyl-CoA synthase DpgA: protein MTPAVSTEVSATIALPRPRPVRPATADPYIAGIGTAVSGRPYSQRELLDLYGITDAKVRSVFANSAIQRRYLTVPERVDGAFVDEPQGALLRKHKSVAVDMAARAVRAALADAALTLVDVDYLCCVTSTGFATPGVSALLIRELAIDPGCHRLDVVGMGCNAGLNALNATASWAKANPGRVAVMVCTEACSAAYVIDSTMRTAVVNSLFGDGAGAIVLTAPSAGPNGVGESSPRRSRGPRILSFASAIITDAFDAMRYDWDDAQHKFSFFLDPDIPYVVGAHAGPLVDGLLTRAGLRRSDIRHWLVHSGGKKVIDAVRVNLGLTRHDVRHTVGVLRGYGNLSSGSFLFSYQRLLQEGVAARGDYGVLMTMGPGSTIETALVQW from the coding sequence ATGACGCCTGCCGTCAGCACCGAGGTGTCCGCCACCATCGCACTGCCGCGCCCCAGGCCGGTCAGGCCGGCCACCGCCGACCCGTACATCGCCGGCATCGGCACCGCCGTCTCCGGCCGTCCCTACTCCCAGCGGGAGTTGCTGGACCTCTACGGCATCACCGATGCCAAGGTGCGGTCGGTCTTCGCCAACAGCGCCATCCAGCGGCGTTACCTGACCGTCCCGGAACGCGTCGACGGCGCGTTCGTCGACGAACCCCAGGGCGCACTGCTGCGCAAGCACAAGTCGGTCGCCGTCGACATGGCCGCGCGCGCCGTGCGGGCCGCGCTCGCCGACGCCGCACTGACGCTGGTCGATGTGGACTATCTTTGCTGCGTGACGTCGACCGGCTTCGCCACCCCCGGCGTCAGCGCACTGCTCATCCGCGAACTCGCCATCGACCCGGGCTGTCACCGGCTCGACGTCGTCGGCATGGGCTGCAACGCCGGCCTCAACGCCCTCAACGCGACGGCGAGCTGGGCGAAGGCCAACCCCGGCCGGGTGGCGGTGATGGTGTGCACGGAGGCCTGCTCGGCCGCCTACGTCATCGACAGCACCATGCGTACGGCGGTGGTCAACAGCCTCTTTGGCGACGGCGCCGGTGCCATCGTGCTGACCGCGCCCTCGGCCGGACCGAACGGCGTGGGCGAGTCGTCGCCCCGCCGGTCGAGGGGACCGCGGATCCTCTCCTTCGCCAGCGCCATCATCACCGACGCCTTCGACGCCATGCGCTACGACTGGGACGACGCGCAGCACAAGTTCAGCTTCTTCCTCGACCCGGACATCCCCTACGTCGTCGGTGCCCACGCCGGCCCGCTGGTCGACGGGTTGCTCACCCGGGCGGGCCTGCGCCGCAGCGACATCAGGCACTGGCTGGTGCATTCCGGCGGCAAGAAGGTGATCGACGCCGTCCGGGTCAATCTGGGTCTCACCCGCCACGACGTACGGCACACCGTCGGTGTCCTGCGGGGCTACGGCAACCTGTCGAGCGGATCATTTCTCTTCTCCTACCAGCGGCTGCTGCAGGAAGGCGTCGCGGCGCGCGGTGACTACGGGGTGCTGATGACGATGGGACCGGGTTCGACGATCGAGACAGCGCTGGTGCAGTGGTGA
- the hppD gene encoding 4-hydroxyphenylpyruvate dioxygenase, whose amino-acid sequence MTAQQIAFVELYASEQKAAVDYLASALGFTEVAESEDEASQSVLLRQGRVQLVVTTGPCTERFIEAHGDGVADLALGCDDVAASHATAIAAGATDLGTSRGNPIVSGFGSVRHTLVPASADVSPPAGHAWRPVSADLAPAPRIRLLDHVAICVEHGSLDQYADFYAAGFGLGRYSSEFVDVGGSSMDSVVVRGGSDDVTFTFVAPGSATGTGQLNAFLDRNGGPGVQHLALLVDDIVSAVSEAGQRGVDFLRTPASYYDLLAERFPDMPERIAGLRTTNVLADRDEWGYLLQLFTRSPYPRNTLFYELIQRRGARGFGSANIRALYEAVERDRLTAR is encoded by the coding sequence ATGACGGCGCAGCAGATCGCGTTCGTCGAACTGTACGCGAGCGAACAGAAGGCCGCCGTCGACTACCTCGCCTCGGCCCTGGGTTTCACCGAAGTGGCGGAATCGGAGGACGAGGCGTCGCAGTCGGTCCTGCTGCGGCAGGGGCGGGTGCAGCTCGTCGTCACCACCGGGCCGTGCACCGAGCGGTTCATCGAAGCACATGGCGACGGCGTCGCCGACCTCGCGCTGGGCTGCGACGACGTCGCCGCCAGTCACGCCACGGCGATCGCCGCGGGTGCCACGGATCTCGGCACCTCGCGCGGCAACCCGATCGTCTCCGGCTTCGGATCGGTCCGGCACACGCTCGTCCCGGCGAGCGCGGACGTGTCGCCGCCTGCCGGCCACGCGTGGCGGCCGGTGTCCGCCGATCTCGCCCCGGCGCCCCGGATCCGCCTGCTCGACCACGTTGCGATCTGCGTCGAGCACGGTTCGCTGGACCAATACGCCGACTTCTACGCCGCCGGGTTCGGCCTCGGCCGGTACTCGTCCGAGTTCGTCGACGTCGGCGGCAGCTCGATGGACTCGGTCGTGGTACGCGGCGGGTCGGACGACGTGACGTTCACGTTCGTGGCACCGGGCTCGGCGACCGGGACGGGACAGCTGAACGCGTTCCTCGACCGCAACGGCGGCCCCGGCGTGCAGCACCTGGCGCTGCTGGTCGATGACATCGTCTCGGCGGTGTCCGAGGCCGGGCAGCGGGGCGTCGACTTCCTGCGGACGCCGGCGTCCTACTACGACCTGCTCGCCGAGCGCTTTCCCGACATGCCGGAACGGATCGCCGGCCTGCGTACGACGAACGTGCTGGCCGACCGGGACGAGTGGGGATACCTGCTGCAGCTGTTCACCCGATCCCCGTACCCCAGGAACACACTGTTCTACGAGCTGATCCAGCGTCGTGGCGCACGCGGCTTCGGCAGCGCCAACATCCGGGCTCTCTACGAGGCCGTCGAGCGGGACCGGCTGACGGCTCGCTGA
- a CDS encoding aminotransferase class I/II-fold pyridoxal phosphate-dependent enzyme codes for MDILTLADAARLAQTRLPPAVWDFIEGGAGDERTLAGNRAAFDRAWIRPTMLAAAGTPQLARTILGRRWAAPFAVAPLAYHTLVHPDGELATVRAAGEAGVPVVVSTFAGRTFEELAGAATAPLWAQVYCFRDRAITRDLVLRAERAGFEALVVTVDTPHLGRRLRDDRNGFRLPPHIRPVNLPEGEYASPGEHARAQFDPALDWSAIDWLRSVSRLPILLKGILTAVDARRAVDAGADGLVVSNHGGRQLDGAPPTLDVLPEIVAEVAGGCVVLVDGGVRRGTDVLVALALGADGVLVGRPVLHGLAAGEQAGVARVLGILRDELTDAMSLAGVTAADQTGPELVAVAGPDRRRAVLQREHLHGSLSDPLLDTMNFLNEITMRHPQAISFAAGRPYDGFFSTEQIFDYLGRYLKHLEDEGRTPDQIRSLLYQYGPTAGQIRELVGDALRIDENIDVPAESIVVTVGAQEAMLLVLRALASGPADVLLVASPCYVGITGVARLLDVEVVPVVERPDGLAAEDVVEAIRAQLARGRRPKALYVIPDHSNPAGTTMPLPTRRALLDLAARHDILLVEDSPYRLVSPGNQLPTLKSLDTEHRVVHIGSFAKTIFPGARVGFVVADQPVRDAAGRTGLLAGELTKIKSMVTVNTSSLSQAVVAGALLSVDGSLAALNAGPAGHYGESMRLILDHLDRELPAARRAELGVTWNSPSGGFFLTMSVPFRADNAALGRSAEHFGVLWTPMSYFYPGDVGGERGIRLSTSYLTAADIEEGIARLARFVEAEVDESAGANHPAIRG; via the coding sequence ATGGACATCCTGACCCTCGCGGACGCCGCGCGACTGGCGCAGACGCGGCTGCCCCCGGCGGTCTGGGATTTCATCGAGGGCGGTGCCGGCGACGAGCGTACCCTCGCGGGCAACCGGGCCGCCTTCGACCGGGCCTGGATACGCCCGACGATGCTCGCCGCCGCAGGCACGCCGCAGCTGGCGAGGACGATTCTCGGCCGTCGCTGGGCGGCACCCTTCGCGGTGGCACCACTGGCCTACCACACCCTGGTCCACCCCGACGGCGAGCTCGCGACGGTGCGGGCGGCCGGCGAGGCCGGCGTACCCGTGGTGGTGAGCACCTTCGCCGGGCGTACCTTCGAGGAGCTGGCCGGCGCCGCGACCGCACCGCTGTGGGCACAGGTGTACTGCTTCCGGGACCGGGCGATCACCCGGGACCTCGTGCTGCGGGCCGAACGTGCCGGGTTCGAGGCACTCGTGGTGACCGTGGACACCCCGCACCTCGGTCGGCGGCTGCGTGACGACCGCAACGGGTTCAGGCTGCCGCCGCACATCCGACCGGTGAACCTTCCGGAGGGTGAGTACGCCTCACCCGGGGAACACGCCCGCGCGCAGTTCGACCCGGCGCTGGACTGGTCGGCCATCGACTGGCTGCGCTCCGTCAGTCGCCTGCCGATCCTGCTCAAGGGCATCCTGACGGCGGTGGACGCCCGCCGGGCGGTCGACGCCGGAGCCGACGGTCTCGTGGTGTCCAACCACGGTGGTCGCCAGCTCGACGGCGCGCCACCGACCCTCGACGTGCTGCCCGAGATTGTCGCCGAGGTGGCCGGCGGGTGCGTGGTGCTGGTGGACGGCGGTGTGCGTCGCGGCACCGACGTGCTGGTCGCGCTCGCGCTCGGCGCGGACGGCGTGCTGGTGGGACGCCCGGTGCTGCACGGCCTGGCCGCCGGGGAGCAGGCGGGCGTGGCGCGGGTGCTGGGGATCCTGCGCGACGAGCTGACCGACGCGATGTCGCTCGCCGGGGTCACGGCGGCCGACCAGACGGGTCCGGAGCTGGTCGCGGTCGCCGGACCGGATCGCCGCCGCGCCGTGCTGCAACGGGAGCACCTGCACGGGAGCCTCTCCGACCCGCTGCTGGACACCATGAACTTCCTCAACGAGATCACGATGCGCCACCCGCAGGCGATCTCGTTCGCCGCCGGCCGTCCGTACGACGGGTTCTTCTCGACCGAGCAGATCTTCGACTACCTCGGCCGTTATCTCAAGCATCTGGAGGACGAGGGGCGTACGCCGGACCAGATCCGCAGTCTGCTGTACCAGTACGGTCCCACGGCGGGTCAGATCCGGGAGCTGGTCGGCGACGCGCTTCGCATCGACGAGAACATCGACGTTCCGGCCGAGTCCATCGTGGTCACGGTCGGGGCGCAGGAGGCGATGCTGCTCGTCCTGCGCGCGCTGGCGTCGGGTCCGGCCGACGTCCTGCTGGTCGCCAGTCCCTGCTATGTCGGCATCACCGGGGTGGCGCGGCTGCTGGACGTCGAAGTGGTGCCCGTGGTCGAGCGGCCGGACGGGCTCGCGGCGGAGGACGTCGTCGAGGCGATCCGCGCGCAGCTCGCCCGGGGGCGCCGGCCGAAGGCGCTGTACGTCATTCCCGACCACTCGAACCCGGCGGGCACCACCATGCCGCTGCCGACCCGCCGGGCGCTGCTGGACCTCGCCGCCCGGCACGACATCCTGCTGGTCGAGGACAGCCCCTACCGGCTGGTGAGCCCGGGAAACCAGCTGCCGACACTGAAGTCGCTCGACACCGAGCATCGGGTCGTCCATATCGGGTCCTTCGCGAAAACGATCTTTCCTGGTGCCCGCGTCGGATTCGTCGTCGCCGATCAGCCCGTACGCGACGCAGCCGGCCGTACCGGGCTGCTCGCCGGGGAGCTTACCAAGATCAAGAGTATGGTCACGGTCAATACCTCCTCGCTCAGCCAGGCGGTCGTCGCCGGTGCGCTGCTCAGCGTCGACGGCTCTCTCGCGGCACTCAACGCCGGTCCCGCCGGGCACTACGGTGAGTCGATGCGGCTCATTCTGGATCATCTTGACCGGGAACTGCCGGCTGCGCGCCGCGCCGAACTGGGCGTGACCTGGAACAGTCCGAGTGGCGGCTTCTTCCTGACCATGTCGGTGCCGTTCCGGGCCGATAACGCTGCCCTCGGCCGCTCGGCGGAGCATTTCGGCGTGCTATGGACACCGATGTCGTACTTCTACCCTGGCGATGTCGGTGGAGAGCGCGGCATACGTTTGTCCACCAGTTACCTCACTGCCGCGGACATTGAAGAGGGGATAGCCCGGTTGGCCCGATTCGTCGAAGCGGAGGTCGACGAGTCCGCCGGAGCGAACCACCCGGCAATTCGAGGGTGA
- a CDS encoding helix-turn-helix domain-containing protein, producing the protein MHRPTMRVIDGTHRLGAALLRGDEMIEALLFDGSEQEAFVLAVQANIAHGLPLSLADRTRAAERIIGSHPNWSDRAIAAVAGLGARTVGNVRRRMDLGTDASDIRARTGRDGRVRPLNNAEGRLRAAALIKERPGASLREIGREAHVSPSTVRDVRRRIQRGEDPVPQVGGRRNDAKAVEPGVEQLAQGAGLAWMLQGLKKDPTLRLTDSGRNLLRWIYTRAIRSNERLHVAEQVPPHCTYIIANVARACADEWTQLADELEQRSISDTA; encoded by the coding sequence GTGCATCGGCCGACGATGCGCGTAATCGACGGAACTCATCGTCTGGGCGCGGCCCTGCTACGCGGCGATGAGATGATCGAGGCACTGCTGTTCGACGGGAGCGAGCAGGAAGCGTTCGTGTTGGCGGTGCAGGCGAACATCGCCCACGGTCTGCCCCTGTCGCTGGCGGACCGGACCCGGGCCGCGGAGCGGATCATCGGATCGCATCCGAACTGGTCGGACCGGGCGATCGCGGCGGTGGCGGGATTGGGCGCGCGGACGGTGGGCAATGTCCGCCGCCGGATGGACCTTGGCACGGACGCGAGTGACATCCGCGCGAGGACCGGCCGGGACGGCCGGGTGCGTCCACTGAACAATGCGGAGGGCCGGCTGCGTGCCGCCGCGCTGATCAAAGAGCGGCCGGGAGCCTCGCTGCGCGAGATCGGCCGGGAGGCGCATGTGTCGCCGAGCACCGTGCGGGACGTGCGCAGGAGAATCCAGCGGGGTGAGGATCCGGTGCCGCAGGTCGGCGGGCGCCGCAACGACGCGAAGGCCGTCGAGCCGGGCGTCGAGCAGTTGGCCCAGGGCGCCGGGCTCGCCTGGATGTTGCAGGGTCTGAAGAAGGACCCTACGCTGCGCCTCACCGACTCCGGACGCAACCTGTTGCGCTGGATCTACACCCGTGCGATCCGTTCCAACGAGCGGTTGCACGTCGCCGAGCAGGTGCCGCCACACTGCACCTACATCATCGCCAACGTCGCCCGGGCCTGCGCCGACGAGTGGACGCAACTGGCGGACGAGCTCGAGCAACGCAGCATCAGCGACACTGCCTGA
- a CDS encoding flavin reductase family protein, translating into MDADFRDMMASFPTGVSVITAQHGGAAPWGMTCSALCSLSVNPSTLLVCLRTESPTLRAVLGSGGFAVNLLHGEAEGVASLFASGAPDRFERVLWRPTGHTRSPALVEAAHVVGDCTVERSYPAGDHVIVVGVVRAIEQFRAGSALLYGFRQYGQWAQTAPATTG; encoded by the coding sequence ATGGATGCCGACTTCCGCGACATGATGGCGTCGTTCCCGACGGGTGTATCGGTGATCACGGCTCAGCACGGCGGCGCCGCACCCTGGGGGATGACCTGTTCCGCACTGTGCAGCCTCAGCGTGAACCCGTCGACCTTACTGGTGTGCCTGCGTACGGAGAGCCCGACGCTGCGTGCCGTGCTGGGCAGTGGTGGGTTCGCGGTGAACCTGCTGCACGGGGAGGCCGAAGGGGTCGCGTCGTTGTTCGCCTCGGGCGCGCCGGACCGGTTCGAGCGGGTGCTGTGGCGCCCGACCGGGCACACGCGCAGCCCTGCGCTGGTCGAGGCGGCGCATGTCGTCGGCGACTGCACCGTCGAGCGCAGCTATCCGGCCGGCGACCACGTGATCGTCGTGGGCGTCGTGCGGGCCATCGAGCAGTTCCGTGCCGGCAGCGCACTGCTGTACGGGTTCCGCCAGTACGGTCAGTGGGCGCAGACGGCTCCGGCCACCACCGGCTGA
- the dpgB gene encoding enoyl-CoA-hydratase DpgB, translated as MTRGQTPVDSGAAAGDDRLELRIDGARPLSAETVAAVAAVCDRAEDLEGSAVVVLHVSGSPSGDWAGALTVKLVNRWEQVLRRLERLPATTIAGAVGDCGGPALDALLATDHRMATASVRLILPVQAGLVWPGMALYRLARQAPNAAAVRHAALFGSVLDVRDALTLHLVHEVVDDLPTALAGAVARASLLSGTELAVRRQLAHDAQSVGFEEALGPHLAACDRALRRIAAVAAP; from the coding sequence GTGACCCGGGGGCAGACGCCGGTGGATTCCGGCGCGGCGGCCGGCGACGATCGGCTGGAGCTGCGGATCGACGGTGCTCGGCCACTCAGCGCCGAGACGGTGGCGGCCGTCGCGGCGGTCTGCGACCGGGCGGAGGACCTCGAGGGTTCCGCCGTCGTGGTGTTGCACGTGTCGGGCAGTCCGTCCGGCGACTGGGCCGGTGCCCTGACGGTGAAGCTGGTGAACCGCTGGGAACAGGTGCTACGCCGCCTGGAGCGGCTTCCGGCGACCACCATCGCGGGGGCCGTCGGCGACTGCGGCGGGCCGGCGCTGGACGCCCTGCTGGCGACGGATCACCGGATGGCCACCGCGTCGGTCCGGCTGATCCTGCCGGTGCAGGCGGGTCTGGTCTGGCCCGGCATGGCGCTGTACCGCCTGGCGAGGCAGGCGCCGAACGCGGCGGCCGTTCGGCACGCGGCCCTCTTCGGCAGCGTCCTCGACGTCCGGGACGCGCTGACGCTGCACCTCGTGCACGAGGTGGTCGACGACCTGCCCACCGCGCTGGCCGGGGCGGTCGCCCGGGCATCGCTGCTGTCCGGCACCGAACTGGCGGTGCGCCGGCAGCTGGCCCACGACGCGCAGAGCGTCGGCTTCGAAGAGGCGCTCGGCCCGCACCTGGCCGCCTGCGACCGGGCGCTGCGCCGGATCGCCGCCGTGGCGGCGCCATGA